One segment of Alligator mississippiensis isolate rAllMis1 chromosome 13, rAllMis1, whole genome shotgun sequence DNA contains the following:
- the LOC102575752 gene encoding uncharacterized protein LOC102575752 — translation MGRLDDHAKKRIVELRKAGLSFRKIKKVLELDNIRVTPQAVYLFLKRKNVEPAQSPTASHSQPATGRGNRTTTINGSGWEDEQLWNLLQENETEQSKQLEPMGSRQSSPRSPVPPGGTVVSCERLSIHDNQDSKEGIKIVSVTSLCKDSGQFGNVSAAPMGPSPGPQLTPSNSDDCSVTHPSPLSSRSALLPPASSQHQLNNRGKIFLSPARNPALIVKKKIVDRAIHLQKKVNIQNGQNPSGSTSALPFVVGVQPGSQPPRMNPATMAASTSHHTQVKDAGTQTVPLSGASPLGSQNSVWGGQMLAVSQNPLAIVEKLDALHSEIHKLTHTMQAVLERQCSMERQQEQQQRFQQEVLMTLQQLSSTVSHGAVPGNQPCVPFSSMADPSPTVPNFSQFKMEII, via the exons ATGGGCCGCTTGGATGACCACGCCAAGAAGCGGATTGTAGAGCTGCGCAAAGCTGGGCTGAGCTTCCGCAAAATCAAAAAGGTCCTGGAGCTGGACAACATCCGGGTGACCCCCCAGGCTGTCTACCTGTTCCTGAAGCGAAAGAATGTGGAGCCTGCCCAGTCCCCAACTGCCTCCCATTCCCAGCCAGCCACAGGCCGGGGGAACAGGACAACAACCATCAATGGATCTGGCTGGGAGGACGAACAGCTCTGGAACTTGCTGCAGGAAAATGAGACTGAACAGAGCAAGCAGCTGGAGCCCATGGGCAGCAGGCAGTCAAGTCCCAGGTCCCCAGTGCCCCCTGGAGGAACTGTTGTGAGCTGTGAGAGGCTCTCCATCCATGACAACCAGGACAGCAAGGAAGGCATCAAAATTGTCAGTGTGACTTCACTGTGCAAGGACAGTGGGCAGTTTGGGAATGTGTCTGCTGCACCAATGGGCCCCTCTCCAGGGCCACAGCTGACCCCCAGTAACA GTGATGACTGCTCTGTGACTCATCCCTCTCCTTTGAGCAGCCGCTCAGCTCTGCTTCCaccagcatcctcccagcaccagtTGAACAACAGGGGGAAAATATTTCTGTCCCCTGCCAGGAACCCAGCCTTAATTGTGAAGAAGAAGATTGTAGATAGAGCCATCCACCTCCAGAAAAAG GTGAACATTCAGAATGGGCAGAATCCATCTGGCTCTACAAGCGCCCTGCCTTTTGTGGTAGGAGTGCAGCCAGGTAGCCAGCCTCCCAGGATGAACCCAGCTACCATGGCAGCTTCCACAAGCCACCACACACAG gTCAAAGATGCCGGCACTCAAACTGTCCCGCTCAGTGGTGCCAGTCCTCTGGGCAGTCAGAActctgtgtggggagggcagatgcTTGCCGTCTCCCAGAACCCTCTTGCCATTGTCGAGAAGCTGGATGCACTACATTCAGAGATCCATAAACTGACTCATACCATGCAGGCTGTGCTAGAGAGGCAGTGCAGCATGGagcgccagcaggagcagcagcagcgttTCCAGCAAGAAGTGCTTATGACACTTcagcagctcagctccacagTCAGccatggggcagtgccaggaaACCAGCCCTGTGTTCCTTTCAGCAGCATGGCAGATCCCTCACCCACTGTACCAAACTTCAGCCAGTTCAAGATGGAGATCATCTAA